The following are encoded in a window of Mustela nigripes isolate SB6536 chromosome 1, MUSNIG.SB6536, whole genome shotgun sequence genomic DNA:
- the MSMO1 gene encoding methylsterol monooxygenase 1: MATNESVSIFSSASLAVEYVDSLLPENPLQEPFKNAWNYMLDNYTKFQIATWGSLIVHEVLYFLFCLPGFLFQFIPYMKKYKIQKDKPETWENQWKCFKVLLFNHFFIQLPLICGTYYFTEYFNIPYDWERMPRWYLLLAKCFGCAVIEDTWHYFLHRLLHHKRIYKYIHKVHHEFQAPFGMEAEYAHPLETLILGTGFFIGIMLLCDHVILLWAWVTIRLIETIDVHSGYDIPLNPLNLIPFYAGSRHHDFHHMNFIGNYASTFTWWDRIFGTDSQFVAYNEKMKKIEKKTE, from the exons ATGGCAACAAATGAAAGTGTCAGCATCTTTAGTTCAGCATCCTTGGCTGTGGAGTATGTAGATTCACTTTTACCTGAGAACCCTCTAcaagaaccatttaaaaatgcatggaacTATATGTTGGATAATTATACAAAGTTCCAGATTGCAACATGGGGATCCTTGATAGTTCATGAGGtcctttatttcttgttctgtttacctggatttttgtttcaatttataCCTTAcatgaaaaagtataaaattcaaaag gaTAAACCAGAAACATGGGAAAACCAgtggaaatgttttaaagtacTTCTCTTTAATCACTTTTTTATCCAGCTTCCTTTGATCTGTGGAACTTATTATTTTACAGAGTATTTTAATATACCTTATGATTGGGAAAGAATGCCAAGATG GTACCTGCTTTTGGCAAAATGCTTTGGCTGTGCGGTGATTGAGGATACCTGGCACTATTTCCTGCATAGGCTCTTACAccacaaaagaatatataaatatattcataaagttCATCATGAGTTTCAG gctCCATTTGGAATGGAAGCTGAATATGCACATCCCTTGGAAACTCTGATTCTTGGAACTGGATTTTTCATTGGAATCATGCTTTTATGTGATCACGTCATTCTCCTTTGGGCATGGGTGACTATTCGTTTGATAGAAACTATTGACGTCCATAG tggttATGACATTCCTCTCAACCCTTTAAATCTGATCCCTTTCTATGCTGGTTCTCGGCATCATGATTTCCACCATATGAACTTCATCGGAAACTACGCTTCAACATTTACGTGGTGGGATAGAATTTTCGGAACAGACTCTCAATTTGTTGCTTACaatgaaaagatgaagaagatTGAGAAAAAGACTGAATAA